A window from Hoeflea sp. IMCC20628 encodes these proteins:
- the dctP gene encoding TRAP transporter substrate-binding protein DctP: MFQKIRKWALVSMLSVAAFPAVAQEVTWQVPTSVPEGSPFYVNFLERFADNVDALTNSRVLIEPFGAGVLVPALQVYDGVRDGIVQAGHSTPSYLVNQDPINAIFAGFPGGMGPEAYVTWIYEKGGKEKLAELRAKEGFKNLIVGIGSSEVMAHSNVPITKAEDLKGMKYRTSGPWAKVMEEYFGAVPTVVPPGEIYTLLQRKGVDLIEWGPPSANLPEGFHEAAKYIIVPGVHQPTFLWEVVLKQETWDALPDDLKPLLEMAAELTTMQALVHFYGEDVVAMDSYRKGPNEVITLSPEFIKQLSDAGVDWISKTAEAQKAEGKSDMADILADYMAFKTLWSAESSYLVRNQD; encoded by the coding sequence ATGTTTCAAAAAATCAGAAAGTGGGCGCTGGTCTCCATGCTGTCGGTTGCAGCATTCCCGGCCGTTGCCCAGGAAGTCACGTGGCAGGTGCCGACATCGGTGCCCGAAGGTTCGCCCTTCTATGTCAATTTCCTCGAGCGTTTCGCCGACAATGTCGACGCTCTCACCAACAGCCGAGTGCTCATCGAGCCTTTCGGCGCCGGCGTGCTCGTACCCGCATTGCAGGTCTATGACGGCGTGCGCGACGGCATCGTCCAGGCCGGACATTCAACGCCGAGCTATCTCGTCAACCAGGATCCGATCAACGCTATTTTCGCCGGTTTCCCGGGCGGAATGGGACCTGAGGCTTATGTCACCTGGATCTATGAAAAGGGCGGCAAGGAAAAGCTTGCCGAATTGCGCGCCAAGGAAGGCTTCAAAAACCTGATCGTCGGCATCGGTTCGTCCGAAGTCATGGCGCATTCCAATGTGCCGATCACCAAGGCCGAAGATCTCAAGGGCATGAAGTACCGCACGTCCGGCCCATGGGCCAAGGTGATGGAAGAGTATTTCGGTGCCGTGCCAACGGTTGTTCCTCCTGGGGAAATCTACACGCTGCTGCAGCGCAAGGGCGTCGACCTGATCGAATGGGGGCCTCCGTCGGCCAACCTGCCTGAAGGGTTCCATGAAGCCGCCAAATACATCATTGTTCCGGGCGTGCACCAGCCGACCTTCCTCTGGGAAGTCGTGCTCAAGCAGGAAACTTGGGATGCGTTGCCTGACGATCTCAAGCCACTGCTGGAAATGGCTGCCGAACTGACCACCATGCAGGCGCTGGTGCATTTCTACGGTGAAGACGTCGTCGCCATGGACAGCTACCGCAAGGGCCCGAACGAGGTGATCACGCTGTCGCCGGAGTTCATCAAGCAGCTTTCGGATGCGGGCGTTGACTGGATCAGCAAGACTGCCGAAGCCCAGAAGGCTGAAGGCAAGTCGGACATGGCTGACATTCTCGCCGACTACATGGCCTTCAAGACCCTGTGGTCTGCAGAAAGCTCCTACCTGGTTCGGAACCAGGACTAA
- a CDS encoding GntR family transcriptional regulator, translating to MSVEEPIPADHPETKRKRGQGVGAVYDTLKREILNLTLDPGSAIDEVKLAERFGISRTPVREAMVKLAGEGLVVTLPNRFTIVAPIDFPNLPQFFDALTLMYRVTTRLAAVNRTEAELARIWVLQHDYTRAVEARDVPMMIEVNRNFHAQIAKAGKNRYYAELFERLLDEGRRLLRLYYSSYNDKLPRIYLQEHEVMLAAIEKQDVDAADRIAKAHAEQIIRQIQASMTEDRRLNADITL from the coding sequence AACGCAAGCGCGGGCAGGGCGTCGGCGCCGTCTATGATACGCTCAAGCGTGAAATCCTCAATCTGACGCTGGACCCCGGCAGCGCCATCGACGAAGTCAAGCTGGCGGAGCGTTTCGGCATATCGCGGACACCGGTGCGCGAGGCCATGGTCAAGCTGGCTGGCGAAGGTCTGGTCGTCACTCTGCCCAATCGCTTCACCATCGTTGCGCCGATCGATTTTCCCAATCTGCCGCAATTCTTCGATGCCCTGACGTTGATGTACCGGGTGACCACGCGGCTGGCCGCAGTTAACCGGACCGAGGCCGAACTGGCCAGGATCTGGGTGCTTCAGCACGACTACACGCGCGCCGTCGAGGCCAGAGATGTGCCGATGATGATCGAGGTCAACCGCAACTTCCATGCACAGATCGCAAAGGCGGGAAAGAACCGCTATTACGCCGAACTCTTCGAGCGGCTTCTCGACGAAGGCCGCCGGCTGTTGCGGCTCTATTATTCCTCCTACAATGACAAGCTTCCAAGGATCTACCTTCAGGAACACGAGGTCATGCTGGCGGCCATAGAGAAGCAGGATGTCGACGCAGCCGACCGCATTGCAAAAGCGCATGCGGAGCAGATCATCCGGCAAATTCAGGCCAGCATGACCGAGGACCGCCGGTTGAATGCGGATATAACTCTCTGA
- a CDS encoding TRAP transporter small permease subunit: MTRLFNIVDAFSRLLFWIAQLVTVVLVISMIYEVVARYAFGAPTMWAFDISYMCTGSLFVLGAAYALREDAHVRIDFLAQKMPAAFRRRLEGVVFVFLLTPMFAALSKFAVERAWRAWTTSEVESVSPWAPLMWPFFSILAVGLIALTLQQLVHGLRAFRGQDEPTFKLEA; this comes from the coding sequence ATGACAAGGCTTTTCAACATCGTCGACGCCTTCTCCCGTCTGCTGTTTTGGATCGCCCAACTCGTGACGGTGGTTCTGGTCATTTCGATGATCTACGAAGTGGTGGCGCGCTATGCATTTGGCGCGCCAACCATGTGGGCCTTTGATATCTCCTACATGTGCACCGGGTCGCTGTTTGTTCTGGGCGCTGCTTATGCGCTCAGGGAAGATGCCCATGTGCGGATCGACTTCCTCGCCCAGAAGATGCCTGCTGCCTTCCGGCGCCGGCTTGAAGGCGTCGTCTTTGTGTTCCTGCTGACACCGATGTTTGCGGCGCTGTCCAAATTCGCAGTCGAGCGCGCCTGGCGTGCCTGGACCACGTCGGAGGTCGAAAGCGTCAGTCCCTGGGCGCCGTTGATGTGGCCGTTCTTTTCAATTCTTGCTGTCGGGCTGATCGCCTTGACCCTGCAGCAGCTTGTCCATGGGTTGCGGGCGTTTCGCGGCCAGGATGAACCGACGTTCAAACTGGAAGCCTGA